The sequence TTTTTGAACTGAAATCGATGCAGCAATATTCGCCGTTTCAATAGCATCATGTATGGTGGCTCCTCTTGCAAGTTCCACGGTTAGTACACCGTTAAATGTGTCTCCTGCTCCCGTTGTATCGACCGTATCTACCTTTATTCCTGCCATCTTTTGGAGTGAGTGGTTTTGCCAATACTCAATACCATTTGCTCCCTTTGTTTGAATTACTTTTGAATGAAAATCTCTTATTAATGGTTCATCAGTTGAGAAGATCGTCTTGTATTCGTGCTCGTTTGGTGTTAGATAGGTTATGTTCTCAAGAAAATGTCTGGTAAGCTTCCTAGCAGGAGCTGGATTGTATACTACTGGAATACAATGTAGTTGACAGATATCGACTACTTGTTCTTGAACAAGGTTGGGGATTTCATTTTGCATTAATACAATATCTGCCTCTGCAATCAAATGAGAAAGTCCCACAATATCTTTAACGGTTAATCTTCCGTTTGCTCCTTCATTAATTAATATAGAGTTTTCGCCATTAACAACCGTAACAATCGCTTTACCGGTAGTTGCGTTGTCTTTCACAAGGATATTCTCTGTGTTAATTTCTTGTGATTTTAAATGCTTGATAGCTTCTCTACCTAAATTATCTGAACCAACAGCACCTATAAAGGTAACATTCGCGCATGCACGAGCAGATGCGACAGCTTGATTAGCCCCTTTACCTCCAGGAAAAATATCAAATTTTCTTGCAACCATTGTTTCACCTGGACTTGGCCACTTTTCTGCAGTGACTACAAAATCCATGTTAATACTTCCAACGATGATTACATTAGGTTTTGTACGTGCAAGCTTCAATTCATGTCTCTCCTTAAATACTATCTAAAGGTTTTGTTGAACCTCTTGCCATTAAAGTAACTGGTAATAAATAGTTACTGTCTCGGACATCATATACTCCTTCAATTTTTTCGATCAATAATTCTGCCGCTTTTTCTCCCATTAAATAGATAGGCTGTTGTATCGTAGTTAATTGAGGTGTCGTATATTTACAAAGGTCAATGTCATCATATCCAATTATTTGTAAATCATTTGGAACGTTGATTCCGATTTCTTTCGCCGCTCTCAATACACCCGCTGCTATTAAGTCATTCCCAGCAAAAACCGCATCAAATCGATTACCATCTTTAAAAATAGCCTGACTCATTTGATAAGCATAGTCTGCTTCATACTTACACTCTTTTGTTTCAATTAATAATCCATGCTGTTTCATGGCAGTTTGGTAGCCCTCTGCTCTTTCTACAGCGGTGATAATATTACTTGGGCCAGAAAGATGGAGAATGCTTTTACACCCTAAAGATATCAGATGCTCCGTTGCCAGCTTTCCTCCTTCTTGATTTTGAACAGCGATATAAGAAGATTTATTTTTATCTACTCTATCTAAAAAAACAGTTGAAAAGGGGAGATTCTGATACACTGTATCCTCACAACTTTGATTCATAATTATTAATCCATCAATATATTTACTAGTCAGTTCTGTCACATATTTTTTTTCAATTTCAGGATCTGATTTCGTATTGCAAAGGACAACTACATATCCTTTCTTTTTGGCAACTTCTTCGATTGCCTTTGCTAACTCCGGGAAAAATGGGTTGGTGATATCAGGAATCAACAGAGCGATGGTGTTAGACTTTTTTTTATATAGCATTCTTGCTACTTCATTAGGTTTATAGTTTAAATGTTTAATAGCATCTTCCACTTGTTTAAGTGTTTCTTGACTGACATACCCTTTTTTATTAATGACCCGTGAAACTGTAGCTTCTGATACATTGGCATATTTAGCAACTTCTCGAATAGTTGTTGGACTCACCTCTTTCTATCTGTAACGGGTTACACATTGAAAAAAATGTTCTCACACGTAAAGGTTTGTATAGTTATATTTCATTATAACTATTATTGTGTAACCCGTTACACATCACTCATATCAGTAAAAAAGCATATAAAAATGTAGCAAGCTTTTATTTTTCAATCCTCCTTCTCTATGATGTCTATCATATACGTACTAAATCAACGAATCTCTCATCTTGTTATTTTTTCTTACCAACTTTTTAATATTCCTATGAATGCACAGGATCCATTTGTTTAATGGCATGGTCTTATCCAATAGCGCGAAAGTGCAACATAACACTATTGATATGTCCCTGAAATCTTGATAATTGATTCGAGTATTGATATTACCTACAGGAACATGATCATCTTTTTCAGAGACCTGACTACATTTTACATATAATACCATAATCCGTACTATAATCGGTTTAACTCCCCTCTTGAATTTATGAAAATAAATAAGAGGTTAAAAAATGAGTAGTAAAGAGAAGGATAATTTTCTATATGCGTTAGGCAGTTATTGCCTACAGGCACGTAAATCAAAAGGCTATACACGGCAGCAGGTGGCCGAAGTGATTGATATGAGTGTGGATGGATTAGAGAAGTTTGAAAAAGGGGATAGTAATGTGACGATCTATTTCATAACAAATTTATTTGCATTTCTAGATATTCCCAAGAGCGTACTTACTGATTTACACACGGAATACCTCAATGAAGCGATGCAGGAGCGTATTACACATATGGGAAACAGGATCAAATAATGACAGCAGTAACGACTAGCTACCGTGTCACCGATCAGACACTTGTGATCATGCCTGCCGCTCATCCAAGATATCCGACAAAAATTATCGAAACGACGCATGCAGTATACAGTACACAGACTCCATTAGCCATTGTGAAGGAAAATTGCTTACGACATGGCTCTACTTTTGAAGGCAGGCGGGTAGCAGTTCGTTACCACCTGCCCTTCTTAAAAAGGACCCCAATACCGATTCATCCAGTAGCATCTATCATCGCCTCCCCGACAAAACACTATAGAAATTCTGATTGTATCTGGTTGTTTTGGTGTCATCTTCATCGTATGGAAGCTAGATCGAAGCAAGTAACGGAGATTTATTTTGATCAACATGCACCGCTTACCATTAAAGAATCGGTTCAATCATTGAAATTGCAGAAGGAACGGGCTGGGATGTGTGCTACTTTGTTTCGGCAGTGGAACTGAACTTGTAACGAAAGATCAATTGCCAGCATAAACATTATAATTAGTACTAATGAATCTTTAGTATTTTAAATCATATATGTTCACATATTCATATGTTGTTATCAAAAAATACTTCCCTGAATATCCAGGGAAGTATTTACTTTTTATTATTTCTGCAAATTGGTTTCCATCAGATCCTGTAAAATCTTTCTTACATCTGCGCCGATTTCTTCATTCTCAAGTGCAAATTCGATCGTTGTCTTAATAAACCCTAATTTCTCCCCAACGTCATATCGCTTACCTGCGAAATCATAAGCAAATACGCTTTGATTTTCATTTAATTGCTGAATAGCATCGGTTAATTGTATCTCTCCTCCAGCACCAATTTTCTTTGCATCTAAATAGCCGAATATCTTTGGTGATAGTACATAACGCCCCATAATAGCAAAATTTGATGGTGCTGTACCTAGTGCTGGTTTTTCAACAAGATTTTTAATATTATATACATTGCCGTTCTGATTAAGGATGTCTACCATTCCATAACGATGCGTTTCATGGTCAGGAACTTGCTGGACACCTAGAATAGATCCGCCAAATGATTCATATTGTTCGATCATCTGCTTCAAACAAGGCTTATCTGCTCTAACAATGTCATCGCCTAATAATACAGCAAATGGTTCGTCACCTATAAATTTACGTGCACACCATACAGCATGCCCTAATCCTAGAGGTTCTTTCTGTCTGATATAATGCAATTCAACCTGGGATGGTTCTTTGGCTTTTTCAAGGAGATCGAATTTATTCTTCTTCATTAGGTTATCTTCTAATTCGAAGTTATGATCGAAATGATCTTCAATGGCCCGTTTTCCTTTACCAGTTACGATAATAATGTCTTCAATTCCGGATTCGATCGCTTCTTCAATTATTTACTGTATGGTCGGCTTATCAACGATCGGAAGCATTTCTTTTGGCATTGCCTTGGTTGCGGGTAAAAAACGTGTACCAAGTCCTGCAGCTGGTATAATGGCTTTTCTTACTTTTTTCACTGTTATCCCTCCAGGAAATCATTTTACAATATAATAATTTTTTCCAATAAATTAGTACTAGTTTACGATAAAATTCATGAAAATAATATTAACATAATGTAAAATCTATGATTCTGACTTGATTAACATGTTGTGTACTTTATTTACTTCTTCATCTGTCACCATTAAATAATAGATACCGCTTATTTTAGTACCGCTGCCCTGCATCATATAACTGGTGAAATGCTGTCTGGTATTACGGTAATTGGTAAAAAGATCTGTCATATCTTTAAATTCCATGTTGGTAACCACATTATTACCAAGTACGTCAATTAAGTTATTGATCTTACCAACTGAATTAAAGCTAGCCCCTTTGTCAACTACGGCCTTAATCACCTGGCGTTGACGTTCGGTTCTGCCAAAGTCACCATTAGGATCCTGATACCTCATTCGAACATAACCCATTGTTTGGGGACCATCTAATTGTATATCACCTTGCGCATAATGATACCCTTTTTTATAATAACCTGTGTCGTTCCAGTCCAGTTTATTATTCACTGTTATACCACCTAATGCATCAACTAAATTTGATAACCCTTCCATATTCATTCGGACGTAGTAGTCTAATTCAATATCCAGGAAATTCTCAACGGTGTTTATCGACATATCGACACCGCCAAAAGCATAGGCATGATTGATTTTATCATCCGTACCTCTTCCTACTATCTCTGTTCTTGTGTCACGGGGAATGCTTACTAATTGCATGGCATCATTATCAGGATCTAATGATAAAACCATTAAAGCATCGGATCGCCCACTGTCCGAAGATCTTTCATCGACTCCTAGTAAGAGTACATTTAGCGGTTCCTGATCTTTTATTTTTTTCTTTGTTACGGTGGTATCAATGGTTTCTACTTCTTCGTGGACTTTCTGTTCCACTGTTTGTTGAGCGTTATGATAAATGGAATAAACATAACCAGCTATTGACAATATGACTACTACTATTACGGCTAATGTAACTTTCAGCCAACGTTTTGACTTTTTATTTCGCTCTACTCTTTTAGTCATTATCATTTCCCCTTATAGAGTTAAAGGAGCACAAATATATCTACTCCTCCTTATAATACTGTGATATTAATACCTATTGATAAAGTTCATAAACGTTTTTCAAATCCTCCAGAAGTCTGATTCCCCTAGAAAAATTAGTTATTATAATAGACTTAGTTTTCTACTAAAAACCAACCATTCAATAATTCTTTTCGATTATAATAAAAACGTGCCTCATCCTCATATCGTGTTACTTTGCCACCAGCTGCTTCTACTATAGCTTGACCAGCCCCTGTATCCCATTCCATCGTCGGAGCATACCGAGGATAAAAATCTGCTTTCCCCTCAGCAACTAGACAAAACTTTAATGAACTGCCTGAAGAAACTACATTCACTTCTCCATTTAAAGTATTAATGAATTCTTCGGTTTCCTTCGACATATGTGAACGGCTTGCTACCACATTCGTAACCTTACTTTCTTTTACTTCTGGTAAACGAATACTTAGATTCTTTAAATCTTCTACATTAGAGATAGTTGCTTGAGAAGCTTTATTTAATTTATAAGCACCATCTCCCTTTACACCGAAGTAAAACGTATCTAAAGCTGGAGCATAAATCACTCCTAAAGCAGGATATTTTCCATCGATGAGTGCAATATTGACCGTGAATTCATCATTCTTCTTAATAAATTCTTTCGTTCCATCTAGAGGATCAACTAACCAGAATTCTTTCCAGTCTTTTCGTTCTTCGAATGCAATTTCTCTTCCTTCCTCACTTAAAACAGGAATGGATGCATCTATTTTCATTAATCCTTCCGCTATCACTTGGTGTGCTCTTTTATCTGCGATAGTTAATGGTGAATCATCATCTTTATGTTCTACTTCAAAGTCTTGCTGATAGACATCCATAATTTCTTTCCCGGCATCTAAGCAGACGTTGAATAAATCGAATATGTACTTACTCAATTTTAATTCACTCCATTCATTAAATTTAAAACCATATTATATTTACCACCGTTACTGTTATTACCATGACAATAATGCTTAATGGGGTTCCCACTTTCATATAGTCTTTAAATTGATATCCACCTGGACCATATACAATCAGGTTTGTCTGATAACCAATCGGTGTAATAAAACTTGCTGATGCTGCAATAGCAATGGTTACAGCGAATCCTATGTAATCTACTGCTAATGAATCAGCCATTTCTAATCCGATAGGCAGCATGAGAACAGCTGCCGCACTATTTGTTATTAATTCGGTAAATACGTTAGTTAGAATATAAACAAACGTCAGTATCGCTATGATTCCAAGCGGTTTACCGACTTCTAATAAACCATTTGCCATCCAAGATGCTAATCCCGTTTTGGTCATCGCTGTACCAACTCCGAATGCACTGGCTATTAACAGTAAGACATGAAACTGTACTTTTTTCTTTGCTTCTTCGGGACTAATGATTTTGGTAAGGATAAAAATTAAAACAGCAAACAACATCGCCTTGAACATCGATAATAAGTTAAAAGCAACCGATAAAATCATTGTTATTAAAACGATCAGTGAGAACCAGCCTTTTGATCTGTTTTCATTTAAATTGTCTGGTGTTTCCAGTGATGATACTACGTAAAAGTCGTTGGAATACTGATAAGTTCTTGTAAAATCTGATCCTGTCAACAGTAATAAAACATCCCCTGGTTTTAAAACGATATCTCCAATTTTACTTTTAATTCGTTCGTTATTACGATGAACAGCTAGTACACCTGCATCGAATTTTGAACGAAACTGTGACTGTTTAATGGACTTAGATAGAAGAGATGATTGATGTGATACAACAGCTTCTACCAATTGAACATGTCCATTTTTCAAATCATCTAAATCTAAATCAGTACCTGTCTCTAAATGCAAGCCTTTCAACTGTTGTAATTCAGCAATAGTAGAGATTAATCCAGTAAAAATCAAGCGGTCACCGGCACGTATAACCGTCGTAGATTTAACAGGCGATAACCTTTCAGCACCACGAATAATTTCGATTAAATATAACCCTTTTAACTCTCGCAATCCTGCCGCTTCTACCGTCAAATCAATAGAAGGAAAATCATCTAATACTATCATTTCCGCGATATATTCTCGACTATCTTGTTTCACTTGATCACTAAAGCCCTTATTAGAAGGCAATAATTTAAATCCAACCGTAAAAATATAAATTAATCCTATTAGCAACACTGGTATTCCAACGATAGATAATTGAAACAATGAAAAACCGTCTAATCCATAATCTAGTAACATACCATGCACCACTAAATTAGTAGACGTACCAATTAACGTAATCGTTCCACCCAGTATCGTTACATAGGATAGTGGTATCAAAAACTTAGAAGGCGGAATTCCTCTCTCTTCACACCATTTCTTAATCATTGGCGTGAAGGTAACAACGATTGGTGTATTATTTAAAAAAGCAGATGAAATGGATACCGGTATAAAGAAACGAAGCATACTTCCTTTGATACTCCTACTCTTGCTTAGCCAGCGTTTCATTACTTGTTCCAAGATACCATGCTTTTGCACTGCACCAGCTACAATAAATAATAATGCGATGGTCAGCATCCCTTGATTAGAGAATCCTTTAAATGCTTCTTCCGGACTTAACAGACCAGTTAATACGAATATGACTAACACAGAAAATACGATCATATCCGGTCTAGCAATTTCGAATAGCAAAGCCAGGAACATGGTAACAATTGCAATTAATACAAATCCCATTTCGATTGTCACTTGAGGAATCACCTCCCTATTAGAAAAGCTACTATTTCAAAGAGATAGTAGCTTTTCAACTAATTAAATCAAAAACTTCGTCATTTCTTTCACTACATAATCTGTAGCTTCTTCAAGTGAATATTGACTCGTATCGATTTCGATTTCTGGAGTTGTTGGCTTTTCATAAGGACTGGATATGCCAGTGAAGTTAGGAATTTCACCGCTACGAGCTTTTTTATATAGACCTTTGACATCACGTTCTTCACAGACCTCTAAAGGAGTACTTACGAATATCTCAATATAAGATTCTCCGATGATTTCACGTGCATTTTGTCGATCACTTTCATATGGCGAGATGAAAGAAGTTAATGCAATTAAGCCAGCATCATTCATTAATTTACCCACTTCTGCAATTCGACGAATATTCTCTACACGATCCTGTTCTTTAAATCCTAAGTTCTTATTTAAGCCGTGACGAACATTATCGCCGTCTAACAGCATAGTATGATATCCTGAAGCAACCAAGCGCTTTTCCACTTCATTGGCAAGCGTTGATTTACCTGATCCCGACAAACCGGTAAACCATAATGTTACTGGTTTTTGTCCCTTCTGTTGCGCTCTTACGTCTCTTGATACATCTGTTTCCTGCCATATAACATTCGTGGAACGACGTAACGCATGTTCAATTACACCGCAACCAGACGTCATATTGGTAACTCGGTCAATTAAAATAAGTCCACCAAGTGCTTCATTATTATCAAATTTATCAAACACCATATTTTCCGATAGTGAAATATCACATTCCACCAATTCATTTTTGAATATTTTATCGGCTGGTACTTCTTTACCTGTATTGATATCAATTTTATGTTTAATCGACATAACCGTACCTGGTAAAAGTTTCGTTCCGACTTTCACCAAATAGTTTCGCCCTTCGACTAATTCTGCGTCATCCATCCAAAGAATATTAGCCGTAAACATATCGGTCACCTGGATATTTTTTGACGTTGTCAATACACAGCCTCGGGAGACATCCACTTCTCGATCTAATTGAATGGTTACGGGTTGCCCTGCGTTAGCCTCTGACACTTCATAGTCTGTGACCAAAATACTTTTTACTTTCGCTTTTTCCTGACTGGGAAGTGTTATAATTTCATCGCCTTCCTTAACACTTCCCGCCTCTACTTGCCCTTGGAAGCCTCTAAAAGTATGATTTGGACGACTGACTCGTTGAACAGGCATGACAAAATCGTGATGATCTGCATCATCTTCTACGTCGATATCTTCCAAATAAGGGAGCAACGGCTTTCCATCATACCAGAGCGTATTATCAGAATTTTTTGTAATGTTGTCCCCTTCTGTAGCAGATACTGGAATGGCTTGAATACTCTCTAAATTAAAACCATATGTCATCTGCTGAAAGTCTTTGGAGATTTCTTCAAACCGCTTTTGATCATAACCGATAAGATCCATTTTGTTGACAGCTAATACAATATGCTTGATCCCCATCAATGCACAAATACGAGCATGTCGTTTTGTTTGGGAAATGACACCTTTTGTTGCATCCACCAAAATAACTGCTAAATCAGCAAAAGACGCACCAACTGCCATATTACGCGTATATTCTTCATGACCAGGTGTATCCGCAACAATGAACGAGCGATCATCGGTTGTAAAATAACGATAAGCAACATCAATCGTAATCCCTTGCTCACGCTCTGCCATTAAGCCATCTAATAGAAGAGAATAGTCAATTTCTCCACCACGGCTACCAACCTTTGAATCTAGTTCCAAGGCTTTCTCCTGATCAGCAAATAATAGTTTTGCATCATAGAGCATATGTCCAATTAATGTGGATTTACCATCGTCGACACTACCACAAGTAATAAATTTCAATAATCCCTTCATTCTAGAAATACCCCTCTCTCTTACGACGTTCCATGCTGCCAGCTGCTTCCTGGTCAATCACACGGCTGGTTCGTTCTGATGAAACTGCACCTAGCGTTTCTTCAATGATCTCGTCTAATGTAGCAGCATCAGATTCTACACCACCAGTCAGAGGATAACAGCCTAATGTACGAAAGCGGACTTTCTTCTGTTCAATCTTCTCATCAGGTTCTAGTTTTAATCGATCATCATCTACCATTACGATGTTGCCATCTCTGTAGACGACTGGACGTTCTTTAGCAAAATACAGTGGAACGATATCGATTTCTTCTTTTTTGATATACTGCCAGATATCTTTCTCTGTCCAGTTAGAAAGTGGGAAAACGCGCATGCTTTCACCTTTATTTATTTTGGTATTATACAATTTCCACATTTCAGGTTTCTGATTTTTCGGATCCCAGGCATGATTTTTATTACGGAAAGAAAATATTCTTTCTTTGGCACGTGATTTTTCTTCGTCACGACGTCCTCCACCGAATGCTGCGTCAAATTGATACTTATCTAAAGCTTGTTTAAGCGCTTGAGTCTTCATAATATCCGTATAAGATGAACCATGATCAAACGGATTTATGCCTTGCTCTACACCCTCTTGATTTGTATGTTCCAACATTTCGATACCTAATTCTTTTGCTTTTCTATCACGGAAGTCTATCATTTCCTTGAACTTCCATGTTGTATTTACATGGAGAAACGGAAATGGTGGTTTCTCTGGATAAAATGCTTTCATTGCTAAATGTAGCATTACAGAACTGTCTTTACCAATTGAATATAGCATTACTGGGTTTTCACATTCTGCGGCTACTTCTCTTATTATGTAAATTGCTTCTGCCTCGAGTTGGTCGAGGTGAGAATTATTTTCCATACTTTTTCTCCTTTTCACAACTATTAATTAAATTAAAATACATACAATTACTCAAAAATTATTATATTTTTATATATGATTTCTTTGTCTAGTGTTAAACATGGTCCACTAGGCTAACAATATCTTTCCTCTAAATAATAAACATTAGATAAACTTATCAATAAATTAAGGAGATCAACGACCCCATTTATTTCTAAAAACCTTTATTTCTTCTTCAGTATAAAAATGGTTCATATATTTGGTATTATATAGTTTTTCAATATAATCTTCAGATGGAATAAACACTTTTTTAAAGCGTTTATACAAATCTGAATACCATTTATTATCACCGATATTCGCTTTGTTTAACTTAAAATTAGGCATGTCGAGAAATTGTTGTATTTTTACTTCTAAATCGTTTAATTTCTCCATTTTAATAACCATAATATCAAGATTTCTTGTATTAATTATTGTATATCCCTTTTCTTTGTCAAAAGGATAATCGTATATGTCGACACTGAAAGTACGATTAAATTCATTATCAAACCATTTAATCCCATAATTATGATGGAATTTATTCAGAAATAATTGAATGATTAATTCAAAATTAACATCTTCATCTGAACGGTTATTGTAACTTCGATTAATTTCAAAAATAGGAAAGTGTATTCCTTGAAAATACATTGCAATATTTCTTGAAATTGGTTCTCTAGCTAAAGTAATTATTTTCAAACGTTTATTCGTTCGTAATAGCGCGTTCTTAAAGAAGACATTATTGTATACTTTGTATTTCATTATTGATTTTGTTGGGAAATAGTAATCAATAGATTTTAAGTCATGAAATTGTTCAAACATAACTGGATGGTGAAAACTATGAATATGTTCCGCTTGTCCACCATTTTCAATAATTGAGTCTGCAATACTAGTAGAGCCTACTTTACCCATTTGGTATATCAAGATTAAGTTCTTAAAATCACTGAATTTTTTCAAATTTCACCTACTCCAATCACCTTTTGCACTTTTATTATATAAGTACAGATTAAAATTAATTATCCATCATATATACTTAGAGTTAATTCAAAATAACAAATTTTTATTATTGGAATATTTCATTAGACATATCTTTAACGGATTTTACCAATTAGAGTTGGATAGATATTTATTTTTTTATAAACACCATATGCTAATAAAACATTCCAAACGATCAAACTTATTGAAGTTGCGGTAGCCGCCCCAATAATCCCCCATTTTGGAATCAGTATTGCATTTAAAATTATGTTCGAAACAGCTGCAACAGCAACACCGAAAGCATTAAATTTTTCATATCCAGTCATTATTAATAATTGCCCTACAGAACCAAATGCAGCATTTACTAATTGCCCAAATGCTAATATAGCTAAAGATGTTCCACCAATTGCGTATTCGTTACCATAGAAAAATGATAAAATTGTTCCGCCATAGAAAATAAATAATAATGCTATTGGAAGGGAAATAAAAAATATTAATCTGGCACTCAGAGTCACCATTTTTTGCAATTCTAGCATTTTATTATCTACGTATAAACTTGAAAATCTTGGTGAGAACACCGAATTAAGAGCCGTCAGCGCAAATATAATTAGCTCTGCTCCTTTTGTTACCACTTGGTAGATACCCACATCAGTTGAATTCTTCAATACTCCTAACATCAATATATCAAACCGATTGTTTAAGTACATCATTCCTCCAACTAACAAAAGTGGGATCGCACTATGTATCCAAGTTTTAATATTATATTTTTCTTTTGTATTTTTCACTTGAAAAGGTATTTTTGCTCGTAAAAATAACACTCCTACTAAAAAGGCAATCCCTACTGTGAGTACACGAATAATTATTGCAGTCGTTGCATCAAGATCGATGCCTATAATAAATCTTGTCAAGAACAATATTATTATAAATACAGCAGGTATAATTAGATTCTCTGGCATTTGTCCTAATATAACATTATTTAATCCTTTTAAAATTCCTGTACGAACAGCGTTTAAAGCGAGTAAAGGTAATAGTAACAATCCAACAATTATTGTTTTCTCATCAAAATTTATATCTAATGATAAAACAATACATAAAGTGACCAAGAATATCGATAGAGATATAATCAAAGCAAGTATATTACTAACTTTAAGCAATCCTTTTAACTGACTCCACTCTGACCTTGTTTTATAAGCAGATATGAAACGAATTATCATATTTGGAAATCCATTATTAGTAGGGATACTTAATAATCCGATTAAGGCAATAATATAGGAATATTCTCCATATTCTACAACCCCTAATAATCGAGCAAGTATTATACTTGTGACAAAGGCCAAAAAACTTCCAATTATTTTCAAAATTATACTTCCTGATATACTTCTCACCAATTTTGACTGTAATATATTTTTCATTTTCTCTCCTACCAAAACAAAATAATAGAAATAGTTCTTTGAGACTATAACCATAAAGTATTTAAACCGTTTTTCACCAACTACTTATGCTTTTCAATGTATTTAATATTTACATCATTTAAGCCACGAGGTTAAATCTCTACCAATTATATTTTGAGTTTTCATTATATCCTCCCTAAAAAATTCTATAAGATATCCACGTACTTCACTATCCATCTTAGGTTTTTCAATATTCATCGATATTGCTTTATGTCTTAATTTATTTCTTATGTTTAAAGGAAGAAACTTTTTAACAGTACTTTTTACCATATTATCATTTAGTATAATTTCTTGAATAAATTTATTCTTTGGAATTCCTGATTGATTGTACTTATTAGAAGTTTTAATGCTATGAACTTCTAACTCTAAGAACTTTTGAATTTCTACTAGTAAGTTATTAGGGTTATTTAGTAGGTCGTCATATAAAACTACCTTCACATTATTATATCCAAATACATCATAATAAGTTTTTACTTGATTGTAATATAACCCCACATTTTTATAATGCCATATTTGGTGATAACCCGAATCTATTCTCTTGTTCTCTTCTAATAAAGCATCTTTAAAGCTTAAATTCTCACGTAAGTCTCTGCAAAGATGTGTGTAGGCTGAATATGCCCTTTCTTTTGGATCTCTTAAAATAATTATAATTTTGGA is a genomic window of Gracilibacillus salinarum containing:
- a CDS encoding SLC13 family permease, with the translated sequence MTIEMGFVLIAIVTMFLALLFEIARPDMIVFSVLVIFVLTGLLSPEEAFKGFSNQGMLTIALLFIVAGAVQKHGILEQVMKRWLSKSRSIKGSMLRFFIPVSISSAFLNNTPIVVTFTPMIKKWCEERGIPPSKFLIPLSYVTILGGTITLIGTSTNLVVHGMLLDYGLDGFSLFQLSIVGIPVLLIGLIYIFTVGFKLLPSNKGFSDQVKQDSREYIAEMIVLDDFPSIDLTVEAAGLRELKGLYLIEIIRGAERLSPVKSTTVIRAGDRLIFTGLISTIAELQQLKGLHLETGTDLDLDDLKNGHVQLVEAVVSHQSSLLSKSIKQSQFRSKFDAGVLAVHRNNERIKSKIGDIVLKPGDVLLLLTGSDFTRTYQYSNDFYVVSSLETPDNLNENRSKGWFSLIVLITMILSVAFNLLSMFKAMLFAVLIFILTKIISPEEAKKKVQFHVLLLIASAFGVGTAMTKTGLASWMANGLLEVGKPLGIIAILTFVYILTNVFTELITNSAAAVLMLPIGLEMADSLAVDYIGFAVTIAIAASASFITPIGYQTNLIVYGPGGYQFKDYMKVGTPLSIIVMVITVTVVNIIWF
- the cysD gene encoding sulfate adenylyltransferase subunit CysD, giving the protein MENNSHLDQLEAEAIYIIREVAAECENPVMLYSIGKDSSVMLHLAMKAFYPEKPPFPFLHVNTTWKFKEMIDFRDRKAKELGIEMLEHTNQEGVEQGINPFDHGSSYTDIMKTQALKQALDKYQFDAAFGGGRRDEEKSRAKERIFSFRNKNHAWDPKNQKPEMWKLYNTKINKGESMRVFPLSNWTEKDIWQYIKKEEIDIVPLYFAKERPVVYRDGNIVMVDDDRLKLEPDEKIEQKKVRFRTLGCYPLTGGVESDAATLDEIIEETLGAVSSERTSRVIDQEAAGSMERRKREGYF
- a CDS encoding putative capsular polysaccharide synthesis family protein encodes the protein MKKFSDFKNLILIYQMGKVGSTSIADSIIENGGQAEHIHSFHHPVMFEQFHDLKSIDYYFPTKSIMKYKVYNNVFFKNALLRTNKRLKIITLAREPISRNIAMYFQGIHFPIFEINRSYNNRSDEDVNFELIIQLFLNKFHHNYGIKWFDNEFNRTFSVDIYDYPFDKEKGYTIINTRNLDIMVIKMEKLNDLEVKIQQFLDMPNFKLNKANIGDNKWYSDLYKRFKKVFIPSEDYIEKLYNTKYMNHFYTEEEIKVFRNKWGR
- the cysC gene encoding adenylyl-sulfate kinase; protein product: MKGLLKFITCGSVDDGKSTLIGHMLYDAKLLFADQEKALELDSKVGSRGGEIDYSLLLDGLMAEREQGITIDVAYRYFTTDDRSFIVADTPGHEEYTRNMAVGASFADLAVILVDATKGVISQTKRHARICALMGIKHIVLAVNKMDLIGYDQKRFEEISKDFQQMTYGFNLESIQAIPVSATEGDNITKNSDNTLWYDGKPLLPYLEDIDVEDDADHHDFVMPVQRVSRPNHTFRGFQGQVEAGSVKEGDEIITLPSQEKAKVKSILVTDYEVSEANAGQPVTIQLDREVDVSRGCVLTTSKNIQVTDMFTANILWMDDAELVEGRNYLVKVGTKLLPGTVMSIKHKIDINTGKEVPADKIFKNELVECDISLSENMVFDKFDNNEALGGLILIDRVTNMTSGCGVIEHALRRSTNVIWQETDVSRDVRAQQKGQKPVTLWFTGLSGSGKSTLANEVEKRLVASGYHTMLLDGDNVRHGLNKNLGFKEQDRVENIRRIAEVGKLMNDAGLIALTSFISPYESDRQNAREIIGESYIEIFVSTPLEVCEERDVKGLYKKARSGEIPNFTGISSPYEKPTTPEIEIDTSQYSLEEATDYVVKEMTKFLI